A region of Myxococcus stipitatus DSM 14675 DNA encodes the following proteins:
- a CDS encoding TolC family protein codes for MNALLLALLLSHLGPRPEVLLGATPAARARGKPTVRKVKATQAPPDTPPDARAKPPQGLPPEGAEDQAPSGPPTPEVSDPLLTPVPPAPIQMRSWDEALELVRQRSTDLSTAQAQVESAGGQARVALAGLLPSLNGTVLTQLNILDTDNTSLFFGGGSGGGGGLGGGTTGFQTSDPPVTGGSDTQTPTKPPVAGLLTASVALFNYQAITTLRTAREGQRTATLSLAETRRQLSLALARALVSVAAQERLAEVNRVNLRSALERLALAQRRLELGAGTRLDVVRVQQDAETARALVVVGDEDLRKAREALGLALGTPEAVGLAPGVRVESLMQRAQKDCRTLENLEGRSDLAAARSRITVAERQISSVKAQYVPSLSLSSTTVALTVKEDAVNVPFWNIGATLSLPFWDGGVREGLLRQSRAQATSARQQSLALERSVTIEVAQARRGVKVAQDSRDISSREQKLAEENDRLTRRSFEVGTGTSLELIQTAAALRQAELALVVREFQLERAKVEAFLAEAACDW; via the coding sequence ATGAACGCCCTGCTGCTCGCCCTCCTGCTCTCGCACCTCGGCCCACGGCCGGAGGTGTTGCTCGGCGCGACGCCCGCGGCTCGAGCCCGCGGCAAGCCCACCGTGCGCAAGGTGAAGGCCACCCAGGCCCCACCCGACACGCCGCCTGACGCCCGCGCGAAGCCGCCCCAGGGACTGCCTCCGGAGGGCGCCGAGGACCAGGCCCCGTCCGGGCCTCCCACGCCCGAGGTCTCCGACCCGCTGCTCACGCCCGTGCCTCCCGCGCCCATCCAGATGCGCTCCTGGGATGAGGCCCTGGAGCTGGTGCGCCAGCGCTCCACGGACCTGAGCACGGCGCAGGCGCAGGTGGAGTCCGCGGGAGGACAGGCGCGCGTCGCGCTGGCGGGCCTGCTGCCCAGCCTCAACGGCACCGTGCTCACGCAGCTGAACATCCTGGACACCGACAACACGTCGCTCTTCTTCGGAGGAGGCAGCGGAGGAGGTGGAGGCCTCGGCGGCGGGACGACGGGCTTCCAGACCTCGGACCCGCCCGTGACGGGGGGGAGCGACACCCAGACGCCCACCAAGCCGCCCGTGGCGGGACTGCTCACGGCCTCGGTGGCGCTCTTCAACTACCAGGCCATCACCACGCTGCGCACCGCGCGCGAGGGCCAGCGCACCGCGACGTTGTCCCTGGCGGAGACGCGCCGGCAGCTGAGCCTCGCGCTCGCCCGGGCCCTGGTCTCCGTCGCCGCGCAGGAGCGGCTGGCCGAGGTCAACCGCGTCAACCTGCGCTCGGCGCTGGAGCGGCTCGCCCTCGCGCAGCGGCGGCTGGAGCTGGGCGCGGGCACGCGGCTGGACGTGGTGCGCGTGCAGCAGGACGCGGAGACGGCGCGCGCGCTGGTCGTCGTGGGAGACGAGGACCTGCGCAAGGCACGCGAGGCCCTGGGGTTGGCGCTGGGCACGCCCGAGGCGGTGGGGCTCGCGCCTGGGGTGCGCGTGGAGTCGCTGATGCAGCGGGCACAGAAGGACTGCCGCACGCTGGAGAACCTGGAAGGGCGCTCCGACCTGGCCGCGGCGCGCTCGCGCATCACCGTGGCCGAGCGACAGATTTCGTCGGTGAAGGCGCAGTACGTGCCTTCGCTCTCGCTGAGCAGCACCACCGTGGCCCTCACGGTGAAGGAGGACGCGGTGAACGTGCCCTTCTGGAACATCGGCGCCACGCTGAGCCTGCCCTTCTGGGATGGCGGCGTGCGCGAGGGCCTGCTCCGGCAGTCGCGCGCGCAGGCGACCTCGGCGCGGCAGCAGTCGCTGGCGCTGGAGCGCTCGGTCACCATCGAGGTGGCGCAGGCGCGGCGCGGGGTGAAGGTGGCGCAGGACTCGCGCGACATCTCCTCGCGCGAGCAGAAGCTGGCCGAGGAGAACGACCGGCTGACCCGGCGCAGCTTCGAGGT